In Zea mays cultivar B73 chromosome 7, Zm-B73-REFERENCE-NAM-5.0, whole genome shotgun sequence, the following proteins share a genomic window:
- the LOC103632693 gene encoding UDP-glycosyltransferase 90A1 produces the protein MTTSPVPSQADHVAIFPLMAKGHTMPLLDLACVLRGRGLAAVTFVTTPGNAAFVRAALRQGGAGDAAVLELAYPASSAPAGGEGAEGVASAASFAAFAEATSALRPRFQEALAALRPPASLLVADGFLYWAHASAAALGVPSVSFLGTSAVAHVVREACVRDRPGAGADVGASAGATTCYTVPEFPHLQFSLRDLVPPPPQMIHLDAKMAAAVAASRGLIINTFRQLEGRYIEHWNQHIGPRVWPIGPLCLARQSYSPGGTGSQQRHDAKPSWMQWLDDMAAAGKPAVYVSLGTLASISQAQLKEVSDGLDSAGVNFLWAVRRPDNADDLGTGYEDRVVGRGKVVREWVDQRRVLRHPSIRGFLSHCGWNSVLESVAAGVPLVAWPCDFEQPMNAKFVVDELRIGVRVHTSDGAVGGLVKSEEIATAVKELMFGEAGKAMALRAKGIAAQARLAVSDGGSSWKEVEEMISELRLRGVDMNGKANGGTCASIL, from the coding sequence ATGACTACATCTCCTGTTCCTTCCCAAGCCGACCACGTTGCCATCTTCCCGCTCATGGCGAAAGGCCACACCATGCCGCTGCTGGACCTCGCCTGCGTCCTGCGCGGCCGGGGACTCGCAGCCGTCACCTTCGTCACAACCCCGGGCAACGCCGCCTTCGTCCGCGCCGCTCTGCGGCAGGGCGGGGCCGGCGACGCGGCCGTCCTGGAGCTGGCGTACCCGGCCAGCAGCGCGCCCGCGGGCGGTGAGGGCGCCGAGGGCGTCGCCTCGGCGGCCTCCTTCGCTGCGTTCGCGGAGGCCACGTCGGCGCTCCGGCCGCGGTTCCAGGAGGCGCTCGcggcgctgcgcccgcccgcgagcctcctcgtcgccgacggcttCCTGTACTGGGCGCACGCGTCGGCCGCCGCGCTCGGCGTCCCGAGCGTGTCGTTCCTCGGCACGTCTGCGGTCGCGCACGTCGTCCGGGAGGCGTGCGTGCGGGACAGACCGGGAGCCGGTGCCGACGTCGGCGCATCCGCTGGCGCCACCACGTGCTACACGGTGCCGGAGTTCCCGCACCTCCAGTTCTCCCTCCGCGACCTCGTGCCGCCGCCGCCACAGATGATACACCTGGATGCTAAGATGGCGGCGGCCGTCGCGGCGAGCCGCGGCCTCATCATCAACACCTTCCGTCAACTCGAAGGCCGCTACATAGAGCACTGGAACCAGCACATCGGGCCTAGGGTCTGGCCTATAGGCCCTCTGTGTCTGGCCCGGCAATCCTACTCCCCCGGCGGCACCGGCAGTCAACAACGACACGACGCCAAGCCCTCCTGGATGCAGTGGTTGGACGACATGGCGGCTGCCGGGAAGCCTGCAGTGTACGTCTCACTGGGGACGCTGGCATCCATATCACAGGCGCAGCTGAAAGAGGTGTCCGACGGGCTAGACAGTGCCGGGGTGAATTTCCTGTGGGCTGTGCGGCGGCCTGACAACGCCGATGATCTTGGCACGGGGTACGAGGACCGTGTTGTTGGACGAGGCAAGGTGGTCAGAGAATGGGTGGACCAACGGCGGGTCCTCCGGCACCCAAGCATCCGAGGATTTCTAAGCCACTGCGGGTGGAACTCGGTGCTGGAGAGTGTCGCCGCGGGTGTCCCCTTGGTAGCATGGCCGTGCGACTTCGAACAGCCTATGAACGCGAAGTTCGTCGTCGATGAGCTGCGCATCGGCGTTAGGGTCCATACCAGCGACGGAGCGGTTGGAGGTTTGGTCAAGAGCGAGGAGATCGCGACGGCGGTCAAGGAGCTCATGTTTGGGGAGGCAGGAAAGGCGATGGCACTGAGAGCGAAAGGGATAGCAGCACAGGCTCGGCTAGCCGTGTCAGATGGTGGGTCGTCATGGAAGGAGGTCGAGGAGATGATTAGTGAGCTACGTCTACGTGGGGTAGATATGAATGGAAAAGCCAACGGAGGTACCTGTGCAAGCATACTGTAG